In Carassius auratus strain Wakin chromosome 46, ASM336829v1, whole genome shotgun sequence, the following proteins share a genomic window:
- the LOC113064296 gene encoding capZ-interacting protein-like isoform X2: MENKPVRRRPPRSLPLPAANDAGQSQDEKGAETVSTRKNRNSALIEKLQASLTLSPTGPPSFSKSPGVLKLPVPSISPGSPSSPSSPPITVTPKQEETPASFESPTEGTVLKSINKGRARLSIKRRPPSRRHRKSSADEGGDDVDKTASATLDQTTPNGHERDVFEEHKTSPDAESLSSKEQIQQETEPADPEKPEPEEKVETVTSEKIEGEEKEEETEPELKEEKREDEPPLTNNTEETREALDTQPQTEPDTTDEKEEEPKEDEVNH; the protein is encoded by the exons AACAAGCCTGTGAGGAGGAGACCCCCACGCTCACTACCGCTGCCTGCTGCTAATGATGCAGGTCAAAGCCAGGATGAG AAAGGAGCTGAAACAGTATCAACCAGGAAGAACAGAAACTCTGCCCTCATTGAGAAACTGCAG GCCAGCCTTACGCTTTCTCCTACGGGACCTCCGTCCTTTTCAAAGAGCCCAGGGGTGCTGAAGTTACCGGTGCCGTCCATCTCCCCCGGCTCTCCCAGCAGCCCCTCTAGTCCTCCCATAACTGTCACGCCCAAACAAGAGGAAACTCCTGCCAGCTTTGAGAGTCCCACTGAGGGAACTGTTCTCAAAAGCATCAACAAG GGTAGAGCTCGACTTTCCATCAAGCGGCGCCCACCGTCTCGCAGACACAGGAAGTCCAGTGCAGATGAAGGCGGAGATGATGTGGATAAAACAGCCTCAGCCACCCTCGATCAAACGACTCCAAATGGGCATGAAAGAGACGTGTTTGAAGAACACAAGACGTCACCAGATGCAGAATCTCTCTCCTCTAAAGAACAGATCCAGCAGGAAACGGAACCTGCAGATCCAGAGAAGCCAGAACCGGAGGAAAAAGTGGAGACTGTGACTTCGGAAAAGATTGagggagaagagaaagaagaggaaaCAGAACCAGAGCTAAAGGAAGAGAAACGTGAAGATGAACCACCGCTGACTAACAATACAGAAGAAACACGTGAAGCGCTAGACACGCAACCACAAACAGAGCCGGACACAACAGATGAGAAAGAAGAGGAACCGAAAGAAGATGAAGTAAACCATTAG
- the LOC113064292 gene encoding probable dolichyl pyrophosphate Glc1Man9GlcNAc2 alpha-1,3-glucosyltransferase, whose amino-acid sequence MAAPMTNDQSWFYALALGVSFLKCLLINAYHSTDFEVHRNWLALTHSLPVSQWYYENTSEWTLDYPPLFAWFEYGLSHIGRFFDKEMLVVQNLNYASPATVLFQRLSVIVADVVFFYAVKECCKCLREDKGKDLLGKPSFILAVLLLWNFGLLIVDHIHFQYNGFLFGVLLLSVARHIQNRHFEGAFLFSVLLNLKHIYLYIAPAYGIYLLRCFCFTQSNADGSLQWRSFSVVRLVTLGTIVLSTFAVSFGPFIALGQLPQVLSRLFPFKRGLCHAYWAPNIWALYNIADKAFSILGVKFKLLDVNKLPKASMTGGLVQEFQHSVLPSVSPLATLVCTLLSILPALFKIWHRPNGARGFLRCLVICALGSFMFGWHVHEKAILMAILPLSFLAVESRKDAGIFLILSVTGHYSLFPLLFTTQELPIKIFLMLLFTIFSLTSLKTLFRKGGALLNQLEATYLLGLIPLELICEVVYPLTVWQKTFPFLPLMFTSVYCALGVTYAFIRLYVSLLTCSDTSKKTKMQ is encoded by the exons ATGGCTGCGCCCATGACTAACGATCAGAGCTGGTTTTATGCTCTGGCTCTCGGAGTTTCATTTCTCAAATGTCTTTTGATAAATGCGTA CCACTCTACGGACTTTGAAGTACATAGGAACTGGCTTGCCCTGACTCACAGTCTGCCAGTATCACAGTGGTATTATGAG aatacatCTGAGTGGACATTGGATTATCCTCCCCTGTTTGCTTGGTTTGAATATGGACTCTCTCATATAGGCCGTTTTTTTGATAAGGAGATGCTGGTTGTTCAGAATCTGAATTATGCAAGTCCAGCCACTGTCCTGTTCCAAAGACTGTCAGTCATTGTGGCTGATGTGGTCTTCTTTTATGCTGTTAAAGA ATGCTGCAAGTGTTTGCGAGAAGACAAAGGAAAGGACCTTCTGGGAAAGCCATCGTTCATCCTGGCAGTGTTGTTGTTGTGGAACTTTGGCCTTCTAATTGTTGATC ATATTCATTTCCAGTATAATGGCTTCCTGTTTGGAGTTCTTCTTTTATCAGTAGCAAGACATATCCAG AATAGACACTTCGAGGGGGCCTTCCTGTTTTCAGTACTTTTAAACCTGAAGCACATATATCTATACATCGCACCTGCATATGGTATCTACCTGCTGAGATGTTTTTGTTTCACGCAGAGCAATGCAG ATGGATCTTTGCAGTGGAGAAGTTTCAGTGTTGTGCGACTTGTAACACTAGGAACTATAGTATTGTCTACTTTTGCTGTGTCATTTGGACCCTTTATAGCACTG GGTCAGCTTCCACAAGTCCTGTCACGACTCTTCCCTTTCAAGCGTGGTCTCTGTCATGCGTACTGGGCACCAAACATCTGGGCACTTTACAATATAGCAGATAAAGCTTTTTCCATCCTGG gtgtgaaattcAAACTGCTTGATGTAAACAAACTTCCTAAGGCCTCGATGACTGGTGGTCTGGTTCAGGAGTTTCAGCACTCTGTGCTTCCTTCAGTCTCTCCTTTAGCAACCCTAGTTTGCACGTTACTGTCAATATTG CCTGCTCTTTTCAAGATATGGCATAGACCTAATGGAGCGAGAGGATTCTTGCGCTGCCTTGTCATTTGTGCCCTTGGATCCTTTATGTTTGGTTGGCATGTGCATGAGAAAGCCATTCTGATGGCCATACTTCCTTTAAG ttttctcGCTGTTGAGAGTCGAAAGGATGCTGGGATTTTTCTTATACTCAGTGTAACCGGTCATTATTCCCTATTTCCACTCCTCTTCACAACCCAAG AGCTGCCCATCAAAATATTTCTCATGTTGCTATTTACGATCTTCAGTCTCACGTCCCTAAAAACACTGTTCAG GAAGGGCGGGGCTTTGTTGAACCAATTGGAAGCGACGTATCTCTTGGGCCTGATTCCTCTTGAGCTGATCTGTGAGGTGGTTTACCCACTGACAGTCTGGCAGAAGACATTTCCCTTCCTCCCTCTCATGTTTACATCAGTTTACTGTGCACTTGGAGTGACATATGCCTTCATCAGACTATATGTTTCATTGTTGACATGTTCAGACACCTCTAAAAAGACTAAAATGCAGTGA
- the LOC113064294 gene encoding guanylyl cyclase-activating protein 3-like, producing the protein MGNTHASLDDILAEDMHHWYNKFMRESPSGLITLFELKSILGLQGMNEDASSYVDQVFFTFDMDGDGYIDFVEYIAAISLMLKGEINQKLKWYFKLFDQDGNGKIDKDELETIFTAIQDITRNRDILPEEVVALIFEKIDVNGEGELTLEEFIEGARDHPDIMDMLKKLMDLTPVLIIIVEGRQKPINAS; encoded by the exons ATGGGGAACACACACGCAAGTCTGGACGACATCCTCGCTGAGGACATGCACCACTGGTATAACAAGTTCATGAGGGAGTCTCCATCAGGCCTGATCACACTTTTTGAACTCAAATCCATCCTGGGACTGCAGGGCATGAATGAGGACGCCAGCAGTTATGTGGACCAGGTGTTCTTCACTTTCGACATGGATGGG GATGGATACATAGATTTTGTGGAATATATCGCTGCCATCAGCTTAATGCTCAAGGGGGAAATCAACCAGAAACTGAAATGGTACTTCAAACTTTTTGACCAGGATGGCAATGGAAAAATTGACAAGGATGAACTGGAAACAATATTTACT GCTATACAAGACATTACAAGAAATCGTGACATTCTGCCAGAGGAAGTAGTGGCTCTTATATTTGAAAAGATTGATGTTAACGGAGAAG GTGAACTGACGCTGGAAGAGTTCATTGAAGGAGCCAGAGATCATCCGGACATCATGGATATGCTGAAGAAACTGATGGACCTCACTCCAGTCCTGATCATTATTGTCGAAGGGCGACAGAAACCGATCAATGCAAGTTAA
- the LOC113064296 gene encoding capZ-interacting protein-like isoform X1 encodes MEEHSVVKKRSVAELAGKFSIPIPHMTDAEVNKPVRRRPPRSLPLPAANDAGQSQDEKGAETVSTRKNRNSALIEKLQASLTLSPTGPPSFSKSPGVLKLPVPSISPGSPSSPSSPPITVTPKQEETPASFESPTEGTVLKSINKGRARLSIKRRPPSRRHRKSSADEGGDDVDKTASATLDQTTPNGHERDVFEEHKTSPDAESLSSKEQIQQETEPADPEKPEPEEKVETVTSEKIEGEEKEEETEPELKEEKREDEPPLTNNTEETREALDTQPQTEPDTTDEKEEEPKEDEVNH; translated from the exons GAGCATTCTGTTGTAAAAAAGCGCTCGGTGGCTGAACTAGCTGGAAAATTCAGTATTCCAATACCCCACATGACAGACGCTGAAGTG AACAAGCCTGTGAGGAGGAGACCCCCACGCTCACTACCGCTGCCTGCTGCTAATGATGCAGGTCAAAGCCAGGATGAG AAAGGAGCTGAAACAGTATCAACCAGGAAGAACAGAAACTCTGCCCTCATTGAGAAACTGCAG GCCAGCCTTACGCTTTCTCCTACGGGACCTCCGTCCTTTTCAAAGAGCCCAGGGGTGCTGAAGTTACCGGTGCCGTCCATCTCCCCCGGCTCTCCCAGCAGCCCCTCTAGTCCTCCCATAACTGTCACGCCCAAACAAGAGGAAACTCCTGCCAGCTTTGAGAGTCCCACTGAGGGAACTGTTCTCAAAAGCATCAACAAG GGTAGAGCTCGACTTTCCATCAAGCGGCGCCCACCGTCTCGCAGACACAGGAAGTCCAGTGCAGATGAAGGCGGAGATGATGTGGATAAAACAGCCTCAGCCACCCTCGATCAAACGACTCCAAATGGGCATGAAAGAGACGTGTTTGAAGAACACAAGACGTCACCAGATGCAGAATCTCTCTCCTCTAAAGAACAGATCCAGCAGGAAACGGAACCTGCAGATCCAGAGAAGCCAGAACCGGAGGAAAAAGTGGAGACTGTGACTTCGGAAAAGATTGagggagaagagaaagaagaggaaaCAGAACCAGAGCTAAAGGAAGAGAAACGTGAAGATGAACCACCGCTGACTAACAATACAGAAGAAACACGTGAAGCGCTAGACACGCAACCACAAACAGAGCCGGACACAACAGATGAGAAAGAAGAGGAACCGAAAGAAGATGAAGTAAACCATTAG